Genomic DNA from Pleurodeles waltl isolate 20211129_DDA chromosome 1_2, aPleWal1.hap1.20221129, whole genome shotgun sequence:
TGTTAGACCTTTCCAAAAATGACTTGTCTGTAATTGAAAATTATGCTTTTGCTACTGTTCCACATTTAGAGTATTTGAGTTTGGAGGAAAATCACattgccaacctaacaccacagACATTCTCTGGGTTATCAAATGTGAAGTTTTTAAATGTAAGGAAGTCTCTTGGAGGTACAAAACATTCCACAATTGAAGACTTCTCATTTCAGCCACTGAAGAATTTGGAAAATCTAATTATGGATGAGAATAGTTTTTCAGGAATTACAGAACATATGTTCTTTGGGTTGATAAGCCTGAAATATCTGAGTTTATGCAGATGTTCCATAGGGTTAAAAACTATAACAAATACCACATTTTCATCCCTCACTGACTCTCCTTTGATTTCAATCAATCTCACGGAAAGTGGAATTTCAGAATTAAGAAGTGGAGCCTTTTCTCAGTTGAAGCATTTGAAGGTTCTTGAAGTGGGACGTAACAACATTGACCAAGACCTAACAGGCGATGTGTTTAAAGGCCTTGACAATATTGAAGTTATTTATATCTCATACAACAAACGCCTCACACTGACAAGCGATTCCTTCCGATTTGTTCCAAGTCTTCAACGGTTGTTGATGAGAAAATTGGCAATGACGAATTTGGATCTGAGTCCTTCCCCTTTTCGTGCTCTACAAAATCTGACAGTGTTAGATGTAAGCAACAACAACATAGCCAACATACAAGAGAATATATTTGATGGACTTTTGAATCTAAAAATACTAAATTTAGAGCATAATAATCTGGCCCGTTTTTGGAAGAGCGCTAATCCTGGTGGCCCAGTTCTGTTCTTAAAAGGTCTCCGTGGCCTAAACATAATTCGCCTAAGCTACAATGGTCTCGATGAGATTCCTTTAGCAGCTTTCAAGGGATTGTCTCAATTAAAGCAATTGGAACTGCAATCAAATATGCTGAATTTACTGAGACCATCTTTATTTGAGGACCAGGTCTCTCTTACAGTGTTAAACCTCCAAAAGAATCTTATCACAActgtagaaaaatatgtttttgggccACTTTTCAAGACAATAGAACACTTGTACATGGGGTTTAACCCATTTGATTGTACATGTGaaagcatttcattttttgttaatTGGCTAAATAGCACTAAAGCAAATGTTTCTCGGCTACGTTTGGATTATATTTGTAACACTCCATCAAAGTACCATGGAATTTCAGTAATGGAGTTTGATAACGCTCCATGCAAAGACAGTGCCCCATTTAGACTGCTTTTCATACTAACAGCCAGCACCGTACTTGTAATCCTAGTTGTGGTAATGGCCATCCACTTACAAGGATGGAGAATACAATTTTACTGGAATGTTTCTGTTAATAGAATTCTTGGCTTCCGGGATATTGATAACATAAAAGAGCACTTGATCTATGATGGTTACATTATTAACGCCAAGAAGGACACTAAATGGGTAAACAGGAATTTGATTCCGCTGGAAAAAAATGGCACCCAGTTCCTAAAATTTTGCTTTGAGGAACGAGATTTGGATGTAGGTGTTTCTGAGCTTGAAGCCATAGTAAATAGTATGCAAAGCAGCAGAAAGGTAATTTTTGTTGTAACTCATCACCTACTGAAGGATCCTTGGTGTAGAAGGTAAGAGTATATGTTTTTTGGCAATTTAATTAGTTTAACTGTTGGTGTATTTACCATTTTGTAAAGTGTGAACCGTTATCAGATGGACTAAGACAGCTCACAGAGAAACTGGGCACTCATACAGAATGTAAGTGATCATAAAACATTGAATGCAGAGATTTCTAATAAAATAACACTTATCAGGACTCACTTATAGTATAAAGCATACATTATGAAAACATTGCTATGACATCAATACTGAGAAAACTGAATAATTAAACAAATCAGTACCAAGCTATGTCACATTTCCAGCTGTGAATATATTGTGATGTGAAAAATTAAGTATTTTGATGTTATCAATTCAAATGTACTCTTTATGCACAATCTGAATTCAACCATAGTATATCTAGACATGCATCAGTTTGTGCTGTTACTGATCGTGGAAAGAACATCACAAAGCATTACAACCACTATTCGCTTGTTTTCACAAATCACCGCCTTAGACATTACAGAATGCTTGAAAGATATAAATACAAGTATTTTCATGTTTATCTCATTAAAGAAAAATTACTCACGATGTGTTCATAACAATCTTTGTAAAATCTGTTTTATACAATGTACAAAATTCTGACCAGGTGAAAATAACATGTCAACCTACAGGCTGTTTTTAAATATTCCTTTTTATGTAAGTCTTGAATAAGTTTACCTTTAAATAACTTCTGCTTCAAGTGGAATTGCCATCTTGGGTAAAGAAATTATTAAATCCATGAGAGTAGAGACACTTCTAACCCCTTCGGGTATTAAGAAGGGAGGGTAATTTCTTATGATTATCTATACACCACATTGCTCACTTTTTAGCACTTTATCAGAGGTTTCAACCTAGAGCACAGGTACAGTTTGAAGGGGTGGAAGGCAAATAGAGCCAAAGTAATTGAGATTTATAGCCAACAAAGGGTAAACAACCAAAACAAAACAGGTGAACCTGCTCTTAGTGAGGCAAGCTTTAATTGCTGCTGCTGAACATTCGTATATTCATCAATGGCCCTTCTTCCTGAAGTGCAAATGTCCTTAAGTCAATCCATTTGTCCATAATGTTTGGTCCCAGCTTTGGAGAACAGCAGCCTTGGAATTCCTAACTGCTCTTGGTATGTGctgtcctccagctcttctgtGGCATTTCTGTCAGAGGTCCGTTGTTTCAAAGTACTAATTCTGGAGAGCTAGTGTTTACCCTAGACATCAGCTTCTAGTGGGAAACAGAGAATACTCAGCCCTTTTCCAACATTTGAAATTGGACTGTACAGCCAAAGAGTGAATGGGCTAATTTGACAGACTTCCTATACTGTGAGAAAGGGAGGAGCAAAGGAAGACAAGAGAGACCTCTGATAGGATGTGTGTTAGGCCACAGTACATTATGGTCCAGCCCAGACAGGTGACCAACGATTGTATTGACAAGGTGCACACTCCAAGGACAGCGAAAGGGCAGTCAGTGGAGAAACACCATCTTGCAATGGAGTTACTATGTCCTAGTAAAGGAAGCCATTCCTCAGTCGAACGCTCGCACTTGTGCGTGTACACACCTATCCTCTttccatacagacagacacacctctctctctctctctctttttttttctctcaatcCCTCTCCCTCTTTTATCAGATTTTACTCCTCTTTCAAAGAAGCCAGTAAAAAGGCTTGTGGCTGATGAGAAGCTCACTTTCTCCAACTATGTGTCTCGCCATAGCCTGGCAGGGAGGCAGTTCCTTGCTTGATTGGAGACTGTCTGTGGGGAGACTTTTTCCGGCAAAATCAAGTACTGTGCAACTgagcaaacctaacaatttggcaaAATTCTACCAATGGCCTCAAAGATTTAAGGAACCGAGGGACAACACATTTGGGAAATCCATAATGTTCAGAAATAGACCAGGGTGAAACAGCACACTGAATTGGTTAGTGATTTCCCTCTTTTAGGCCCTGTGTGGGATACCTGGGCTGCCAACTAGTGATTTTTAGTTGCTTACAAACATCAAATGATATGTTTGAAATGCGACACCAAAGTAAGTTTCTATAGACAATGCTTACTGGACGTAGCAGGGTTTTGGAATTCTGGAAATATTTCAGAGCAATTACATGGGCGGGGACTGCAGAGTGGATGCAGATTGCTTTACCTTTAACTTGCCAAAGCTGCCATGGAGCGGAGGATCTAGAGATGGGATCAATACTTATTGTGAAAAAAGTATCATGGGAAAGCGGAAATGGCAGACTGAAGGAAAATAAAATCCTCACTCTCCTCCCTTCCTTAGGAGAGCGCCCTTAGTGACAAAACACAGAACACTTTCTATTTCTATTTGGAGACGTTAGTCAAATATCGTGGACTTTATCAACACACACCCTGTTCAGTGGCTGTGCAAAGGCACAGTACGGCAAAATGCCCCTTCGAAATAGTGTTAGGGGCAGCATAAATGCTCCGTAGTAAGTTCTGAAAGTGAGTGCCACTGAGCATTAATGGTTAATTTGGACTGAAGGTTGCCAGTGGGCACCACTGGCACCTATTGTGGGAGACTGGGACACATTTTATATCACCTGGACCTAAAATGCCTAGAGCGTGGCCAGTGAATGATTGCATTCACCATTTGCACTGCTAGTGTCTATGGGCTTGatgtagagtttggcggacgggttactccgttactaaggtgacggatattccgtcctcgTATTACGATtttcataggaaataatgggattgtaatacggtggatggggtatgcatcatgtttgtgatgtagtaaccccactccgccaaactctaaatcaggccctaagctccACTCAGTCTCTGGCCTGTTATCACATACAGGTGTTTTGTTTTGTGAACTGAGTTGTTACACTAGAGAATAAAGGTGAAGAATGTATTCATTTGTGACGCACTGTCGCCTCCTGGTGTAGGGCTGCCATCTGCACTCCAATTCAAGGTTCACAGGAGCTGGATAGATTACCGAAACATATCACCACATTCCAGTACATCCTGGCCGTCCCATTGTGGAGGTCtggtttttttaaatacaaaataagcaCAGGCATGCATTGAAACAAAGGGATGTGGTTTGCCTCATAAAATTTGTGTTATACTGGCATAATTTGACCTAATTTCCTATTACACTTTTTGTGCAAAATTCCCTAAATTATCCTTTTGTGCCACATTGCCTAATTGTACACTGTTTGTGGCAAAAATCTAACACGAGCGCTCACAAACAATGCGATCAGAACCCAAGTGACTTCTGTTTGCGCCACTTgcttttttgttctattttttaatGGATTTGATGACACATTTCACACCAAATATAGCACAAAATGCCATTTTTACTTTTCACATAATTCTTCAGAAAGTGTGTGTAGTTACAGTAAGGGAAATAATTCGAATTTGGGGAAGAGGGGTGTATTACTGACCACTGCCACCAGGGTTTTGtatgaaaaaggccactttattgaaacATGTGCACATCACATAAAAGCATTctgggcctttgccttacaaaactacgaGTCTCACTATATAAAGAGCTCACCTATGTTGAGCAGCCCTTATCCACTCACCATACCCTCAGAACTTTAATATTGCAATACTGTATTTCTTCCATGCTGATCTGTTCAATTGCTAGCTTTAAACTCCCTTCCAGTCCTAGTGTAACTATTAACCTCTAATCAACTTACCTTCCTAACAAACCTTCAATTTCCTGGCATTTCCCGTTCCCTTTCAGCCTGTACTGCCGCTGTCAAAAACCGTAGACTTCTGTAAACCATGCCAACTTCACCCCCAATCACTTGTGCACCTGCCTCAAAGCAACACccctgcatatgcaactgacccCTGTACACCTGTTGTAAACAAAGCCACCATGAAAAATACATCCACCAAGAACAGCTTGCCGCAGGGGCCCCTATATTAAGGAGTAGGCAGGAGGGCAAAAGCTAGTACTAGCCACTATGTCACCACGACTAAAGAGTAGCTCGCCCTACTAAATGTTGGGTTATATACCCATTGGGCTATGAagtagcccccccaaaaaaaccttgtGTAGTCACTGGACTGCACCACTTCCCCAGTCATCCTGGCGGGAGGGTTGACCTCCCGGTGGTCATCTGCCCCTCCAAAGCCTCATTGAGGAAGAAGGTTGCATTGCCTACCACTGACTGTCTTTGTATGAAAACGGCTGCGTTATTGAAACAGGTGTACATCACATAAAACACCctgggcctttgccttacaaaactaccaaCCTCATTATAAAAAGAGCTCACCTATGTTGAGTCCCCACCACCCCTAATACACTCGCCCTTTCTCAAAATGTTAATATTGCACTACTGGGGGCGTGGTATGGCCACTGAAAGAAATGGCCCCCTGAACATTGAGATCCGCGGGCCGGATTGAGCCCGGGGGACAGGAGGGGCTGCCGATCCCCAGGGGTGCTTCCCCCTGCTGTGCGCTGCTCGCCCATACGGGCTGTGGGTGCCCAGGGTGTCCGTTCATCCCCTACAGACTGAGGAGGGGCTTCAGCAGCATCATGGCCCTATGACGTGTTGGGAGCCGCAGCCTGGATTACTCCCTCGCACGGAGGAGACACGAGGTGGGAGAGGCAGCTGGGGCAGATCGCGCCCGGCCGCGTGTTGTTGGTTCGGACCCGCCCACTATCGTCGAACCCCCGGAGGCCCAGCTGAGACTCCCCCGAGCTCCTGGGGGACTCGTGGGGGCAGAGGGAGAGACTGGAAGTGGCTGCCTGTCTTTTCCTTCTGTGCCCTTGGGCAGGCTCAACGCTCCAGCTAACAGGCTGCTGCTACCCTAAATCAGCCAGAGGGTACTTTCAGCAGCAGGCCACGTGGAGTCCCCGGCGCTTGAGTGGGGGTGCGCTCCTGCTGCCTACCGCCTCAGTTGCTTGGCCTTCCCCCCCCCTCAGCTACACCTGGACCAATAGGCTGTATGTAATATGCAGCCGGAAGCCAACTGGATCAGTGGGACCCGAAAGGAGAGGGTTCCCTCTTGGTAAGTGACAGACAGCGCATATTTGGTGTCGTTATGGGGCTGGATCCTGCCCCCGACCTTCCGGAGGCAGCCCCTGACTCACATACTGGGTAAAGCATCCTTACCAGTGTGACCGGCCTACACCTGCAGCAGGCCCGCCTTGCACTGAGGAGGCGCACCACGCACGGTCAGGGCTGGAGCCCCACACCGTGATTAAGCCTGATCACGACAAGCCACGGCAGGGCTTTTGGCGACACCTACGAACCAACCGGCTCACTGGCACCAGTGGGATAcattttgtaggaaggtagcctctttctagccttgttacccccacttttggcctgtttgtgagtatatgtcagggtgctaTTAcagtcccactgggatcctgctagccagggccccagtgctcatagtggaaactctgtttgtcagtgtgtttgatatgtgtcactggtatcctgctagctaggaccccagtgctcatagtttgtggcctatatgtgttccctgtgtggtgcctaactgtatcactgaggctctgctaaccagaacctcagtgtttatgctctcactgcttttaaaattgtcactgcaggctagtgactattttcaccaattctgagtggcacactggaacacacttataattccctggtatatggtacctaggtaccgagggtattggggttccaggagatccctatgggctgcagcatttcttttgccatccatagggagctcagacaattcttacacaggactgccactgcagcctgagtgaaataacgtccatgttatttcacatccatttttcactgcacttaagtaacttataagtcacctatatctctaaccctcacctagtgaaggttaagtgcaaagttactaagggggtcattcggactttggcgggcggcggaggccggccgccaaagtcccgccatcagaataccgctatTCTgattttccctctgggctggcgggcgactgcgagaaggccgcccgccagcccagagggaaacccccttccacgaggatgccggctccgaatggagccggcggagtggaaagggtgcgacgggtgcatttgcacccgttgcgattttcagtgtctgcatggcagacactgaaaatcttggtggggccctgttacgggggcccctgcagtgcccatgccattggcatgggcactgcaggggcccccaggggccccatgacacccgttaccgccatcctattcctggcggcgaaagccaccaggaacaggatggcggtaagggggtctgaATCCCATGGCACCGCTgctagcagtgccgccatggaggattccccagggcagcgggaaaccggcgatacaccgccggtttcccgttcctgaccgcggctgtaccgccgcggtcagaatgcccatgggagcaccgccagcctgttggcggtgctcccgcggtcgttggccctggcggtagtgtaccgccagggtcagaatgaccccctaagtgtgtccccgcattgttcagggcaatttccccagactttgtgagtgcggggacaccattacacacgtgaactacatataggtcaatacctatgtgtagcttcacaatggtaactccgaacatggccatgtacatgtctaagatcatggagttatccccccaagccaaatctggtattgggggtgccaatcctatgcatccccggggctccagcatggaccccgggtactgccaaactagctctctggggttttctctgcagctactgctgctgccaaccctcagacaggtttctgccctcctggggtctgagcagcccagtcccaggaaggcagaacaaaggatttcctctgagagagggtgttacaccctctccctttggaaataggtgttaagggctggggagaagtagcctccccagcctctggaaatgctttgaagggcacagatggtgccctccttgcataagccagtctacactggttctgcgagcccccagccctgctctggcgtgaaactggtcaaagaaaaggggagtgaccactcccctgtccatcaccaccccaggggcggtgcccagagctcctccagtgtgtcccagacctctgccatcttgaatgcagaggtgtgggggcacaatggagacctctgagtggccagtgccagcaggttacatcaaagacccctcctgatagtctcttacctggttaggtagccaatcctcctctgagggctatttagggtctctcctgtgggtttctcgtcagataaagaatgcaagagctcaccagagttcctctgcacttctctcttcgacttctgccaaggatcgaccgctgactgctccaggacgcctggaaaaccgcaacaaagtagcaagaagactaccagcaacattagtgagcctaatcctgctggctttctcatttgtttcctggtggggcatgctctgagggctgtctgccctcaccctggactggaagccaagaagaaatctcctgttggtcgacggGATCTtctccctgctaccgcaggcaccaaacttctgcatcaccggtcctctgggtcccctctcatcttgacgagcgcggtccctggtacacaggagctggatccaagtgaccccgacagtccagtggtccttctgtccaaatttggtggaggtaagtccttgcctccccacgccagacagtaattctgtgtactgcgtgatctgcagctgctagggcttctgtgcacttttgcaagacttccttcgtgcacagcacagcccagccccaacactccgtcctgcattgctcaacacgctgagttgacctccggcttcgtgggaccctcttgttgtgttgagacgactgccgtgctcagatttcttgaacgcctgttgaattgcttctgtgggtgcagcctgcttctgcgtgggctctctctgttgctcagtgccccctctgtctcctcctccaaggggcgccttcctggtccttcctgggccctggcagcacccattatcttcaaccgtgactcttgcagctagcaaggcttgtttgcggcctttctgcgtggaaacaactctgcatcctccagcatgccgtgggacatcttctgaccaaaggagaagttcctggcaccttccgttgttgcagaatctttggcttcttcctcccagaggcagcccttttgcaccttcatccagggtttagtgggctcctgcccccccggacactcgcatgactcttggacttggtccccttcctttgcaggtccgtcttcagtgctttgcagtcagttgttttctttgcagaatcccctatctcgactttactgtctttctggggtagtagggtaactttactcctaattttccgggtcttggggtggggtatcttggacacccttagtgttttcttacactcccagcgaccctctacacactacactaggcctggggtccatttgtggtttgcattccacttttggagtatatggtttgtgttgccccaatgcctattgtttcctattgcattctattgtgttctagtgtttgcactacttttctaagtgttttacttacctgattttggtttgtgtgtatattttgtgtattttacttacctcctaagggagtatatcctcagagatactttggcatattgtcactaaaataaagtaactttatttttagtaactctgagtattgtgcttcttatgatatagtgctatatgatataagtggtatagtaggagctttgcatgtctcctagttcagcctaagctgctctgctatagctacctctatcagcctaagctgctgagacactactaatctactaataagcgataaccagacctggcacaaggtgtaaataccatcaggtacccactataagccaggccagcctcctacacatttagCCTACAATTCCTATGGGTAGGTCAGGCTACATAGACCTATTGCTGCCAGAATCGCTTTGTCAACAGGCCTACCCTCCGGAGCACAGTAAGGGATCCTTATGCTGGATTTTCCACCAGGAGGGGACACCTATGACCTCCTCACAGCTGCACAGTGTCCCTGTAGTCACGACGGTACCCCAAAGCccccctgtcccccccttctttggGTGGAGATACCAAGTGGGAAATCGTCAGGTAAACACTCCCGCCAATTGCTGTTCTCAGAAGCTATTCCGCAACCTAAACCCATGGCAGTGCCGACGATCCCTCCCTGCTCCACAACTCTGCCGGCCAACCACCGCTTGGCCGATGCCACTGACCGCATACTTCAGGAAATCACTGCTGTGGGACAACGCTTAGAGGCAATGGACCTGAAGATCTCGGACCTCTCTATGGCCTCCACCTCCATACGGGCAGACATAGCTCGTTTCCAAGTGCCGGTAGCGGACCTACACCAACGCCTCACGACCGTTAACGACCACATTGCGACACTGCCAGAACAGGACATGGAGATGCAGTTCCTTCCTCCCCCTCTGTGCTTGTTCAGCGCGCAGGACATGCAGGGGCCAACCCACAGCTCAATAGGGCTCACAGTGGTGAGGTATTTACAGCAGTTCCTATAGATCCTGGCTACGTGTCTTATTTTTTGCATCCTCCAACTTTTACCCCGCTTTCCCGACCCTAGCCTCCCTAGCCTTCTTCTTCACTCCTTTCTATCCTATTGTATTATATTCTGAGCTAGCCTGTCCTTATCCTATTTCCCTCACATACTCTTTCCTGTCTCTCCTTCTTTGTCTCTTTGACTGACCCACTTGCCCCTCTCCTTTTCATTGACCGAGGGTCCCCTCCACAGCCCCTTCCTCTCCTCTGTTGCCCCCTCACCCCGGAATTGTCACTACTATTGTGCCTCTTCTTCTGGAGTGCTAGAGTAAAGGGGACCAAACGTTCACCAAGACCTGAAAGACTAAGCCTGAGTATGGGGATGACAGTTCCGTTGATGGTCCTTTAGTGGAACGATCATGGCATGACGCATTATATCAAGAGACAAAAAGTCTTATCCTACTTGCGGTACAAAAAAGGCGGCCATCActcttttacaagaaacacatctttccCCCTGGGAATCGGAGAAACTACGCAGAGATTGGGTGGGGAAGGTGCTCTTCAGTGGAGCTCTGTCGGTAGTGAATCTCATCCATCGATCCTTACAGTTGAGACTCCTCAAAACGTGGTCTGGCCCTGAGGGATGATATGTCCTTGCCAAGCTTAAACTGGGCGCCTTCACAGTCTGTGTTGGCTCCATTTACATTCCCACGGGCTCCAAACGCCTTTTCTTCCTCTCCCTAAATCGGATGCTGACGGAGATTGGAGCTTCCCAGTACTTACTTGGTGGGGATTGGAACCTGGCGTGAGACGCCATCCTAGATCGGACGGGTGGCCTTGATGTAGGCAACAATGCTGACCGGGCTCTCTTTGGAGATGTCCTCTCGGATCATGGACTGATGGATCATTGGCGCCTCTCCCATCCATCAGAACGTGAATACACTTTTGTCTCACCGGTTCATGGGACGCAATCCAGACTGGATTATTTCCTCTTCATCCACCAGCTGCTTTAAATGATTAGGGAGTCCCAGATTTTACCGGCTCCATTGTCTGACCACTCCCCGGTTTTATTGgccctggggctggggctggggttgGCGTCTCCAGGGCGTAAGCCACGGCATCTTCAGACTTCTAGATACCGGGCACCGAGGGGGAAGGAACAACTCCAATCCCACGTTACCACTTATCTACTCAACAACAAGGGCTCAGTCTCCTCCCCACAATTGCTGTGGACTGTGGCAAAGGCGACGATAAGGGGATGACTCATGAGGGATGCTGCCATTGCCAATGCCCAGAGGCGTGACAGGCAGCAGGCTCTGGAAGATTGCATAGCCCAGACTGCCAGTGAATACACCTTAACCCCATCCCCCTCCACCCGACGTTGCCTGGAACAGGCCACAATGGAGCTTAATGCTCTTTTCACCTCACAAGCAGAATACGCATTACAGCAATTGAAAGATCGTCACTGAgcatggtgagaaggagggatgtttattgGCTGCCCAACTCCGCCAGATGGAGGCCACGATGGCCATACCGGCCTTACATGGCCCTGATGGCACGTTTGTCACACACCCACAGTTGATAGCAGACAAGTTCGGTCGCTTTTATCAGACCCTCTATATTCCTGAAACTGTGGAAGACCATGATAAGCTGGCCACCTTCTTTGGGAAGGTGAATATACCTAGCCTCTCAGAGGCAGGCAGGGCTCTTTTGGAAGGGGATATCGGCAAAGAAGAGGTCGAACAAGCAATAGCCAAACTCCCATACCATAAGGCCCCGGAGGAGGATGGGTTTTCGGCAGAATTCTATAAACGGACGGGAGCAGATATGGTGGGCAGGCGGACCAACCAGACTCCTTACACCATCTCTCCAACAAAGCTTCCATAGTAGTCCTACCCAAACCAGGTAAAGATCCCctcctttgcggcagttaccgccccatctcccttctcagCGAAGATGTCAAAATACTGGCAGGAATTTTTGCGGCGCGCCTTAAAAAGGTTATCCCATCTCTCATTCACCACACGCAAGTGGGTTTCGTCCCCGGCCGTTCTTCTAGGAATCATTTACGTACCCTGCTCCATGCTCTATGGATGACAACGGACTCTCCGGAGGAGGCCCTTGCCCTCTctggatgccgagaaggcgttTGATCGAATAGAATGGCAGTACCTTTTTGAAACTCCAAAAAGGTTTGGACTCAGGACCAGTTTTATGAATAAGGTACGCCTGTTATATGGCTCGCCGACAGCACAGGTCAATTGCGGTGGGTTCCTATCCGACGTCTTC
This window encodes:
- the TLR3 gene encoding toll-like receptor 3 isoform X1; the protein is MKKDVLFWVSKLLWLIPLCILCTSAANPCKISEKMADCSHLKLKVIPPDLPINISVLDLSHNQLTALPSANLSRYKQLTQLFAGFNVISKLEPELCETLSLLQVLSLEHNELHKLDEKYFRFCGSLTELRLDSNRITEIKGDIFKDLKNLRKLDVSRNMLPSSKLGLQQQLQKLQELRLASNKINQATKEDFGFLSNTSLGLLDLSSNPLQKFMPGCFHAIGYLHTLTLENIQLSPNLAETLCSELSGTGIRTLMLRNSHLSRISKTTFRGLQKTNLTVLDLSKNDLSVIENYAFATVPHLEYLSLEENHIANLTPQTFSGLSNVKFLNVRKSLGGTKHSTIEDFSFQPLKNLENLIMDENSFSGITEHMFFGLISLKYLSLCRCSIGLKTITNTTFSSLTDSPLISINLTESGISELRSGAFSQLKHLKVLEVGRNNIDQDLTGDVFKGLDNIEVIYISYNKRLTLTSDSFRFVPSLQRLLMRKLAMTNLDLSPSPFRALQNLTVLDVSNNNIANIQENIFDGLLNLKILNLEHNNLARFWKSANPGGPVLFLKGLRGLNIIRLSYNGLDEIPLAAFKGLSQLKQLELQSNMLNLLRPSLFEDQVSLTVLNLQKNLITTVEKYVFGPLFKTIEHLYMGFNPFDCTCESISFFVNWLNSTKANVSRLRLDYICNTPSKYHGISVMEFDNAPCKDSAPFRLLFILTASTVLVILVVVMAIHLQGWRIQFYWNVSVNRILGFRDIDNIKEHLIYDGYIINAKKDTKWVNRNLIPLEKNGTQFLKFCFEERDLDVGVSELEAIVNSMQSSRKVIFVVTHHLLKDPWCRRFKVHHALYQAIEQSRDSIILIFIDDIPDYKLHQTLRLRRGMFKSNCILDWPAQNERLNAFYQKLKVALGSSNRAG
- the TLR3 gene encoding toll-like receptor 3 isoform X2; translated protein: MVADQQFHPYASLTNLRKLDVSRNMLPSSKLGLQQQLQKLQELRLASNKINQATKEDFGFLSNTSLGLLDLSSNPLQKFMPGCFHAIGYLHTLTLENIQLSPNLAETLCSELSGTGIRTLMLRNSHLSRISKTTFRGLQKTNLTVLDLSKNDLSVIENYAFATVPHLEYLSLEENHIANLTPQTFSGLSNVKFLNVRKSLGGTKHSTIEDFSFQPLKNLENLIMDENSFSGITEHMFFGLISLKYLSLCRCSIGLKTITNTTFSSLTDSPLISINLTESGISELRSGAFSQLKHLKVLEVGRNNIDQDLTGDVFKGLDNIEVIYISYNKRLTLTSDSFRFVPSLQRLLMRKLAMTNLDLSPSPFRALQNLTVLDVSNNNIANIQENIFDGLLNLKILNLEHNNLARFWKSANPGGPVLFLKGLRGLNIIRLSYNGLDEIPLAAFKGLSQLKQLELQSNMLNLLRPSLFEDQVSLTVLNLQKNLITTVEKYVFGPLFKTIEHLYMGFNPFDCTCESISFFVNWLNSTKANVSRLRLDYICNTPSKYHGISVMEFDNAPCKDSAPFRLLFILTASTVLVILVVVMAIHLQGWRIQFYWNVSVNRILGFRDIDNIKEHLIYDGYIINAKKDTKWVNRNLIPLEKNGTQFLKFCFEERDLDVGVSELEAIVNSMQSSRKVIFVVTHHLLKDPWCRRFKVHHALYQAIEQSRDSIILIFIDDIPDYKLHQTLRLRRGMFKSNCILDWPAQNERLNAFYQKLKVALGSSNRAG